From Amycolatopsis sp. cg9, one genomic window encodes:
- a CDS encoding carboxymuconolactone decarboxylase family protein has translation MTRLPGLTPAGLTGDQLALRDAITGGPRAGGPFPLTDAAGALTGPFNAMLFAPAAGQALQRLGAAVRYETGIGDRVRELAILAVAARWDCAFERYAHEPAARAAGATGAQLAAVGEGRVPAGLDAGETAALRFVFALLDGDVDDVTYAGTVPAIGNRVAVELTTLVGYYATLALQLRVFRVTVPVEQP, from the coding sequence ATGACGAGACTGCCCGGGTTGACCCCGGCCGGACTGACCGGCGACCAGCTGGCCCTCCGCGACGCGATCACCGGCGGCCCGCGCGCCGGCGGCCCGTTCCCGCTCACCGACGCCGCGGGCGCGCTGACCGGGCCCTTCAACGCCATGCTGTTCGCGCCGGCCGCCGGGCAGGCGCTGCAGCGGCTGGGCGCGGCCGTGCGGTACGAGACCGGGATCGGCGACCGGGTCCGCGAGCTGGCGATCCTGGCGGTGGCGGCGCGGTGGGACTGCGCGTTCGAGCGGTACGCGCACGAGCCCGCCGCCCGCGCCGCCGGGGCCACCGGCGCCCAGCTCGCGGCGGTCGGCGAGGGCCGGGTGCCGGCCGGGCTCGACGCGGGGGAGACGGCGGCCCTGCGGTTCGTCTTCGCGCTGCTGGACGGCGACGTCGACGACGTGACCTACGCCGGGACCGTGCCGGCCATTGGCAACCGCGTGGCCGTCGAGCTCACCACGCTGGTGGGCTACTACGCGACGCTGGCCCTCCAGCTGCGCGTCTTCCGAGTCACCGTCCCCGTGGAGCAGCCGTGA
- a CDS encoding SDR family NAD(P)-dependent oxidoreductase, translating to MDWLGLRGKRALVAGAGGIGGAAALALAGAGADVAVADLDVERLTGLAAQGIRTIQAGLTDAGGGRECVARADELLGGLDVFVHAVGVNDRRPVLETPDDVWRAITSVNLDSAFWTGRAAGALMVARGYGRIVFLSSVSGLLAHPHHAPYAATKGAVNQLARVMAREWAASGVTVNAVAPGYTETGLTREHLEKPGVRAGLTALVPAGRLGTPGDLTGPILFLCSDHAAFVTGHVLYADGGRTLV from the coding sequence GTGGACTGGCTGGGTCTTCGGGGCAAGCGCGCGCTGGTCGCCGGCGCGGGCGGGATCGGCGGTGCGGCCGCCCTCGCGCTCGCCGGCGCGGGCGCCGACGTGGCCGTCGCGGACCTCGACGTGGAGCGCCTCACCGGACTCGCCGCGCAGGGAATCCGCACGATCCAGGCCGGTCTCACCGACGCCGGCGGCGGGCGCGAGTGCGTCGCCCGTGCCGACGAGCTGCTGGGCGGGCTGGACGTGTTCGTCCACGCGGTCGGCGTCAACGACCGGCGGCCGGTGCTGGAAACGCCGGACGACGTCTGGCGCGCGATCACCTCGGTCAACCTCGACAGCGCGTTCTGGACCGGCCGGGCCGCGGGCGCGCTGATGGTCGCCCGCGGGTACGGCCGGATCGTCTTCCTGTCCTCGGTCTCCGGCCTGCTCGCCCACCCGCACCACGCGCCCTACGCGGCCACCAAGGGCGCGGTCAACCAGCTCGCCCGGGTGATGGCCCGCGAGTGGGCCGCCTCCGGCGTCACGGTCAACGCCGTCGCGCCCGGTTACACCGAGACCGGCCTGACCCGCGAGCACCTCGAAAAGCCGGGTGTCCGCGCCGGGCTCACCGCGCTCGTGCCGGCCGGGCGGCTGGGCACCCCCGGCGACCTGACCGGCCCGATCCTGTTCCTCTGCTCCGACCACGCCGCCTTCGTCACGGGACACGTCCTGTACGCCGACGGCGGCCGCACCCTCGTCTGA
- a CDS encoding fumarylacetoacetate hydrolase family protein, whose amino-acid sequence MKLVTFDDGQVGRLADDLVLELDTASAREFFERGGSVPETGRRFRASEVRLRAPIVPKKFFHTAGNFREHHDDLARVNWSHPVNKGIVFFQNVDAIIGPGDAIVYPSHLTNELDYELEMAVVIGKPGKFFTAEQAAEHIAGYLVFNDITARDIQRREMESGVFSFAKAIDTFCPIGPCIVTADEVGDPHDLDMELRVNGQVRQKSNTARMSVSIPELVAYHSPQVYSAGDLITTGTVAGVAASTDDPFAHYLKPGDVVEAEIEKLGVLRNRVVSWEDAHGTRAG is encoded by the coding sequence GTGAAGCTCGTGACCTTCGACGACGGCCAGGTCGGCCGCCTCGCCGACGACCTGGTCCTGGAACTCGACACCGCCTCGGCGCGCGAGTTCTTCGAACGCGGCGGGAGCGTGCCCGAGACCGGGCGCCGCTTCCGCGCGTCCGAGGTGCGCCTGCGCGCGCCGATCGTGCCGAAGAAGTTCTTCCACACGGCCGGGAACTTCCGCGAGCACCACGACGACCTCGCCCGGGTCAACTGGTCGCACCCGGTCAACAAGGGCATCGTGTTCTTCCAGAACGTCGACGCGATCATCGGTCCCGGCGACGCGATCGTGTACCCGTCGCACCTGACGAACGAGCTGGACTACGAGCTCGAAATGGCCGTCGTGATCGGGAAGCCCGGCAAGTTCTTCACCGCCGAGCAGGCGGCGGAGCACATCGCCGGGTACCTGGTGTTCAACGACATCACCGCCCGCGACATCCAGCGCCGCGAGATGGAGTCGGGCGTCTTCTCGTTCGCCAAGGCCATCGACACGTTCTGCCCGATCGGGCCGTGCATCGTCACCGCGGACGAGGTCGGCGACCCGCACGACCTGGACATGGAGCTGCGGGTGAACGGCCAGGTGCGCCAGAAGTCGAACACGGCCCGGATGTCCGTGTCGATCCCGGAGCTGGTCGCTTACCACTCGCCGCAGGTCTACAGCGCCGGCGACCTCATCACCACCGGCACGGTCGCCGGCGTCGCCGCGAGCACCGACGACCCCTTCGCCCACTACCTCAAGCCCGGCGACGTGGTCGAGGCCGAGATCGAGAAGCTCGGCGTGCTGCGCAACCGGGTCGTCTCCTGGGAAGACGCCCACGGGACGCGGGCCGGGTGA
- a CDS encoding helix-turn-helix transcriptional regulator, with protein MLLRAPQLVGRRREVQCLCEAWERTRNGSGELALLLGDAGIGKSRLADELAATAGAEGARVLRGRRGSVGPPVPYRLLTEALLSLARSGGDVLTAELDPYLPALGALVPDWWRESHRGYQLSPLTVAEAALRLLTVVSRDEGCVLLLDDLHDADAESLFVLDYLAGSLAGTRLLVVATARHDAPATLGMASAAAQRGRCTVLELAWLDRAHVHELIAGCLGTAVSGVPDEVADCLFRLSAGNPLAVEELLYQMVRDDVLTEVGGRWRIAEVLPVVPTALSAGIARRAEQMDAGARSVLSHAAVLGLRFSLEVACRAADADERTTLAFVRSAIAGQLIEPETEPAGWYSFRHALTVDALRSLHDPVTLARLAARAADAVAAVHPGLPGDWCPLAASLRLAAGDEPAAGRLFARAGNAAFARGGADTAVDLLTKADALLLGDPDLDLRGEVLEALVLALGEAGRFDHAASYAPRFVELGTSERAIALHVGLAWAAYLGGQFETAAAEVAAARELAGGPPLGAPHAAIDAVEANVLVELDGAERIGAAHRLAQRALAHAESHDEPVIACQALLALACVAREDSLDEAEACYERARALTERHRLPVWRAHVLLRLGGHRIVFGGDGHVLELAREEAGQTGAVTVGLMADAILLFYGRVLRGAFDGTAGLLDEDVRTATRFQLVDLVRYLHAIRAVSAAHQGDRPGMEHAIDGFLRCGGDGQAEMALVLGLARAFCALLEEDRDRAVRDLSAAAGYLDRFPGSFPLAGPRGVALLLRALDGAVTVREVRERAAHPDSRPRWNRQFTCFAEAVLLGRKGDGEAAAAAFAEALRASEPFPVARHLGSRLVAEAAIADGWGDPVGWLRAAEEYFHDAGVQAAARACRALLRSAGAPVVQRRTGFEHLPAQLQRARVTTREFDVLRLLSERLGNQEIARRLHISPKTVEKHVSSLKTKTNLDRAELCAYADGFRALGAR; from the coding sequence ATGCTGCTGAGAGCACCGCAGCTGGTCGGCAGGCGCCGCGAGGTCCAGTGCTTGTGTGAGGCGTGGGAGCGGACGCGGAACGGCTCGGGCGAGCTGGCGCTGTTGCTCGGCGACGCCGGGATCGGCAAGTCCCGGCTGGCCGACGAACTGGCGGCGACCGCCGGCGCCGAGGGCGCCCGGGTGCTTCGCGGCCGGCGCGGCTCGGTCGGGCCGCCGGTGCCCTACCGCCTGCTCACCGAGGCGCTGCTGTCGCTGGCGCGCTCGGGCGGGGACGTCCTGACCGCCGAGCTCGACCCGTACCTGCCCGCGCTCGGCGCGCTCGTGCCGGATTGGTGGCGGGAAAGCCACCGCGGCTACCAGCTTTCGCCCCTGACCGTGGCCGAGGCCGCCCTGCGGCTGCTCACCGTCGTCAGCCGGGACGAGGGGTGCGTGCTGCTCCTCGACGACCTGCACGACGCCGACGCCGAGTCGTTGTTCGTCCTCGACTACCTGGCCGGCTCCCTGGCCGGGACCCGGCTCCTCGTGGTGGCGACGGCGCGGCACGATGCACCGGCGACGCTCGGGATGGCTTCGGCCGCCGCCCAGCGCGGTCGCTGCACCGTCCTCGAACTCGCCTGGCTCGACCGGGCGCACGTCCATGAGCTGATCGCCGGCTGCCTCGGCACTGCGGTTTCCGGCGTGCCCGACGAGGTGGCCGACTGCCTGTTCCGGCTCAGCGCCGGGAACCCGCTCGCGGTCGAAGAGCTGCTCTACCAGATGGTCCGCGACGACGTGCTCACCGAAGTCGGCGGGCGCTGGCGCATCGCCGAGGTGCTCCCGGTCGTCCCCACGGCGCTGAGCGCCGGCATCGCCCGGCGGGCGGAGCAGATGGACGCGGGCGCGCGGAGCGTGCTGTCCCACGCGGCCGTGCTCGGGCTCCGGTTCTCCCTCGAGGTCGCCTGCCGCGCGGCGGACGCCGACGAGCGGACCACCCTCGCGTTCGTCCGCTCGGCGATCGCCGGTCAGCTGATCGAACCCGAAACCGAGCCCGCCGGCTGGTACTCCTTCCGGCACGCGCTCACCGTCGACGCGCTGCGGTCCCTGCACGACCCGGTGACCCTCGCCCGGCTCGCCGCACGTGCGGCCGACGCCGTCGCAGCGGTCCACCCCGGGCTGCCCGGGGACTGGTGCCCACTCGCGGCCTCGCTGCGCCTGGCCGCCGGGGACGAGCCGGCGGCCGGGCGGCTCTTCGCAAGGGCGGGCAACGCCGCCTTCGCCCGCGGCGGCGCGGACACCGCCGTCGACCTGCTCACCAAGGCCGACGCCCTGCTGCTCGGCGACCCCGACCTCGACCTGCGCGGCGAAGTGCTGGAAGCGCTCGTCCTCGCCTTGGGCGAAGCCGGGCGGTTCGACCACGCGGCTTCGTACGCCCCGAGGTTCGTCGAGCTGGGCACCTCCGAACGCGCCATCGCCCTGCACGTCGGCCTCGCCTGGGCCGCCTACCTCGGCGGCCAGTTCGAGACGGCCGCGGCCGAGGTGGCCGCCGCGCGCGAACTGGCGGGCGGCCCGCCGCTCGGGGCACCCCACGCCGCCATCGACGCCGTCGAGGCGAACGTGCTGGTCGAACTGGACGGGGCCGAGCGCATCGGCGCCGCGCACCGGCTGGCGCAGCGTGCGCTCGCCCACGCCGAAAGCCACGACGAGCCGGTCATCGCGTGCCAGGCGCTGCTCGCGCTCGCCTGCGTGGCCCGCGAAGACTCGCTGGACGAAGCCGAAGCGTGCTACGAGCGCGCGCGGGCCCTCACCGAACGGCACCGCCTGCCGGTCTGGCGCGCCCACGTGCTGCTGCGGCTGGGCGGGCACCGGATCGTCTTCGGCGGCGACGGGCACGTCCTCGAGCTCGCGCGCGAGGAAGCCGGGCAGACCGGTGCCGTCACCGTGGGCCTGATGGCCGACGCGATCCTGCTGTTCTACGGCCGGGTGCTGCGCGGTGCCTTCGACGGCACCGCCGGGCTGCTCGACGAAGACGTCCGCACGGCGACGCGGTTCCAGCTCGTGGACCTGGTGCGCTACCTGCACGCCATCCGCGCGGTCTCGGCCGCCCACCAGGGCGACCGGCCGGGCATGGAGCACGCCATCGACGGCTTCCTGCGGTGCGGCGGCGACGGCCAAGCGGAGATGGCGCTGGTCCTCGGCCTCGCCCGGGCGTTCTGCGCGCTGCTGGAGGAAGACCGCGACCGGGCCGTCCGGGACCTGTCCGCCGCGGCCGGTTACCTCGACCGGTTTCCCGGGTCGTTCCCGCTGGCCGGTCCCCGGGGCGTGGCGCTGCTCCTGCGTGCCCTCGACGGCGCGGTGACGGTGCGCGAGGTGCGCGAGCGGGCGGCCCACCCCGACAGCCGCCCGCGCTGGAACCGCCAGTTCACCTGCTTCGCCGAGGCGGTCCTGCTCGGGCGGAAGGGGGACGGCGAAGCGGCCGCCGCGGCCTTCGCCGAAGCGCTCCGGGCGTCCGAACCCTTCCCGGTCGCCCGGCACCTCGGTTCCCGCCTGGTCGCCGAAGCCGCGATCGCCGACGGCTGGGGCGACCCGGTCGGCTGGCTGCGTGCCGCGGAGGAGTACTTCCACGACGCCGGCGTCCAGGCCGCGGCCCGCGCCTGCCGGGCGTTGCTGCGGTCCGCCGGGGCGCCGGTCGTGCAGCGGCGGACCGGCTTCGAGCACCTGCCGGCACAGCTGCAGCGCGCGCGGGTGACGACCCGGGAGTTCGACGTCCTGCGGTTGCTGTCGGAACGCCTCGGCAACCAGGAGATCGCCCGGCGGCTGCACATTTCGCCGAAGACCGTGGAGAAGCACGTGTCCAGCCTCAAGACGAAGACCAACCTCGATCGGGCGGAACTCTGCGCCTACGCCGACGGGTTCCGGGCCCTCGGCGCCCGCTGA
- a CDS encoding fatty acid desaturase, whose protein sequence is MSSTTHPFAHLSADQLAELAREFDAIHDHVRADLGERDRRYIKGVIRLHRQIAVAGRALLLGSRSKVAWTAGTGCLAVAKILENMEIGHNVLHGQWDWMNDPYIHSSTWDWDTASTAAAWKHSHNYIHHTYTNIRGKDKDLGYEIMRIDPHQKWHPAYLAQPLYNLLLMAFFEWGVAVHDMDVEAIRAGEKPLKDVWHDIKGISGKARDQILKDYVGWPLVSALAATAVGRLVKPEPRSRRRVLADRARGRGFKGAVRAQLAAVRKEGGGTFAATFWADFTANIIRNLWAHSIIFCGHFPDQTYTFSQDEVRDETRGGWYVRQLVGAANITGSPLFHLLSGNLGYQVEHHLFPDMPSSRYAEIAPRVRDICRRYGLPYNTGPLSRQLGTVHRTILRLAFPGGKPRPKPGPYRGDEVARAA, encoded by the coding sequence ATGTCCTCGACAACGCACCCGTTCGCCCACCTGAGCGCGGACCAGCTCGCCGAACTCGCCCGCGAGTTCGACGCCATCCACGACCACGTGCGCGCCGACCTCGGTGAGCGCGATCGCCGGTACATCAAGGGAGTCATCCGGCTGCACCGGCAGATCGCGGTCGCCGGGCGGGCCCTGCTGCTCGGCTCCCGGTCCAAAGTGGCCTGGACCGCGGGCACCGGCTGCCTGGCCGTCGCGAAGATCCTCGAAAACATGGAAATCGGGCACAACGTCCTGCACGGCCAGTGGGACTGGATGAACGACCCGTACATCCATTCGTCCACTTGGGACTGGGACACCGCCTCGACGGCCGCGGCGTGGAAGCACTCGCACAACTACATCCACCACACCTACACCAACATCCGCGGCAAGGACAAAGACCTCGGCTACGAGATCATGCGCATCGACCCGCACCAGAAGTGGCACCCCGCGTACCTGGCGCAGCCGTTGTACAACCTGCTGCTGATGGCGTTCTTCGAATGGGGCGTCGCGGTGCACGACATGGACGTCGAAGCGATCCGCGCCGGCGAGAAGCCGCTGAAGGACGTGTGGCACGACATCAAGGGCATCTCGGGCAAGGCCCGCGACCAGATCCTGAAGGACTACGTCGGCTGGCCGCTCGTGAGCGCGCTCGCCGCGACCGCCGTGGGCCGGCTCGTGAAGCCCGAACCCCGCTCGCGGCGCCGGGTCCTGGCCGACCGGGCCCGTGGCCGGGGGTTCAAGGGCGCGGTCCGGGCGCAGCTCGCCGCCGTCCGGAAGGAAGGCGGCGGCACGTTCGCCGCGACGTTCTGGGCCGACTTCACCGCGAACATCATCCGCAACCTGTGGGCGCACTCGATCATCTTCTGCGGCCACTTCCCCGACCAGACCTACACGTTCAGCCAGGACGAGGTCCGCGACGAAACCCGCGGCGGCTGGTACGTCCGCCAGCTCGTCGGCGCGGCGAACATCACCGGCTCCCCGCTGTTCCACCTGCTCAGCGGCAACCTCGGCTACCAGGTCGAGCACCACCTGTTCCCCGACATGCCGAGCAGCCGCTACGCCGAGATCGCGCCGCGGGTCCGGGACATCTGCCGGCGCTACGGCCTGCCGTACAACACCGGCCCGCTGTCCCGCCAGCTCGGCACGGTGCACCGCACGATCCTGCGCCTGGCCTTCCCCGGCGGAAAGCCGCGCCCGAAGCCCGGCCCCTACCGCGGCGACGAGGTGGCCCGCGCGGCCTGA
- a CDS encoding fumarylacetoacetate hydrolase family protein, which yields MRLANLAGRAVLITGDRALDVFDAGGFGPDPMDVLENWAAFTAWAPSAPAGSPYDPALLGAPVPRPRQVFAVALNYPPHAAEAGFEPPADPLVFTKFPTCVAGPHETVGLPGDRVDWEVELVAVIGRGGHRIPRERAPEHVAGYTVGQDLSERRVQALGNPPQFSLAKSFPGFGPTGPHLVTEVDPAATITCLLNGEVVQRASLADMVFAVPELVARLSAVCPLLPGDLIFTGTPAGVGNRRTPPRYLTADDVLTSRIDRLGEFRTRFGPWPP from the coding sequence ATGCGCCTGGCGAACCTGGCCGGTCGCGCCGTCCTGATCACCGGCGACCGGGCGCTCGACGTCTTCGACGCGGGCGGTTTCGGGCCGGATCCGATGGACGTCCTGGAGAACTGGGCGGCGTTCACGGCGTGGGCGCCCTCCGCGCCGGCCGGGAGCCCGTACGACCCCGCGCTGCTGGGCGCACCGGTACCGCGGCCCCGGCAGGTCTTCGCGGTGGCGCTCAACTACCCGCCGCACGCGGCCGAGGCGGGTTTCGAACCCCCGGCGGACCCGTTGGTGTTCACCAAGTTCCCGACGTGCGTCGCGGGTCCGCACGAGACGGTCGGCCTCCCCGGCGACCGGGTCGACTGGGAGGTCGAGCTGGTGGCGGTGATCGGGCGGGGCGGGCACCGGATCCCGCGCGAGCGCGCGCCGGAGCACGTCGCCGGGTACACGGTCGGGCAAGACCTGTCGGAGCGGCGGGTCCAGGCCTTGGGGAACCCGCCGCAGTTCTCCCTGGCCAAGTCCTTCCCCGGCTTCGGGCCCACCGGCCCGCACCTGGTCACCGAGGTCGACCCCGCCGCGACGATCACCTGCCTGCTGAACGGCGAAGTCGTCCAGCGGGCGTCGCTCGCGGACATGGTCTTCGCCGTCCCGGAGCTGGTGGCCCGGCTCTCGGCGGTGTGCCCGCTCCTGCCGGGCGACCTGATCTTCACGGGCACCCCGGCCGGCGTCGGCAACCGCCGCACACCTCCGCGCTACCTCACCGCCGACGACGTGCTGACCAGCCGCATCGACAGGCTCGGCGAGTTCCGCACCCGGTTCGGCCCGTGGCCGCCGTGA